The Erwinia billingiae Eb661 nucleotide sequence CGCATTTCGCCATCGAGGCCAACGGCACGCTGACGCAGAAAGACGATGTCTGGACGCGCGGCGATTACACGCGCACCTTGACGCTGTCTCCAGATGGTAAGACTCTGTATGCCATGAATCAGCGCAGCGATAACATCACCCGTTTCAAGGTGGATCCCGCGAATGGCGCCCTGTCGTTTACCAACGACTACACCGCGGTTGGGGCTCCGTCTCAACTGGTGTTAACGCCGTAATTATTCAGGGGCCGACGCTGTTCGGCCCTCTGCTTCCGCCCCGCAATCACAGGATAAAGAGTGAGATTCCCAAACCAACGCCTTGCCCAACTGTTCGATCTGCTTCAAAACGAGACGTTGCCTCAGGATGAACTGGCGCGACGTTTTGACGTTTCCACCCGCACCGTCCGCACCGATATCACCACCCTGAATGAGCTGCTGGCCGATCACGGCGTCCGTCTGGTGTTAAACCGGGGCGAGGGCTATCAGCTGAAAGTGGATGATGAGGCGCTTTACCGCCAGCTGCAGGATCAGTCACCGTCACATCTCCGCGTGCCGCGCACCTCCGCCGCCCGCGTACACTATCTGTTAACCCGTTTTCTCACTTCAGCTTTTTCCCTGAAGCTGGAAGATCTGGCTGATGAGTGGTTTGTCAGCCGCGCCACGCTACAAAGTGATATGGCTGAAGTGAGAGAGTGGCTGGGGCGTTACCAGCTGGCGATTGAAACCAAGCCGCGTTACGGCATGAAGCTGTTTGGCAGCGAAGTGGCGATGCGTACCTGCCTGACCGATCTGCTGTATAAAATCGCCCAGGAAGACAGCGAAGATCCGTTGTTGAATCTGGAAGCGCTGAACAGCGGCATGTTAGGCACGCTGCAGCCGTTGCTGCATCAGTGCTTCAGCCGCTTCCATATCCGCATGACCGATGACAGCGAGTTCTATCTGCGGCTGTATTGCGCGGTCGCGGTCAGGCGCATCAGCGAAGGCTATCCGCTGTCTGATTTCAGCGCGGAAGACGTCGATGAAGACGTGCGCGATGCGGCGCGGCATATCATCAACCTGATGCGGCCAATCACCGGCAAGGCGATCTCGCCGTCGGAAGAGGCCTATCTGCGGGTGAATATCGCGGCACGGCGCGTCGAGGAGATTGCGCCCAGCGCCATCAGCCCGGACGACGGTGAGGCGCTGGTGGATTACATCCTCAGCTATATCAACAGCCACTACAATTTCAACCTGCAGAACGATCCCCAACTCCGCGCTGACCTGCTGACGCACATCAAAACCATGATCACCCGCGTTCGCTATCAGATAAATATTCCCAATCCGCTGCTGGCCAATATCAAACAGCACTACCCGATGGCGTATGACGTCACGCTGGCTGCGGTCTCCAGCTGGGGCAAGTACACGCCTTATGTGATCAGCGAAAACGAGATTGGCTTCCTGGTGCTGCATATCGGCGTCGGTCTGGAACGCCATTACAACGTCGGCTATCAGCGGCATCCGCAGATCCTGCTGGTTTGCGACACCGGCAATTCGACGGTGCGGATGATCCAGGCGATGCTGACGCGGAAATATCCGCAAATCGTCCTCAGTCATATCGTCTCGCTGCGGGAGTACGAACAGAAGCAGAGCATCGAGGAAGATTTTGTCATTTCTACCGCGCGGCTGAGCGAGAAGGATAAGCCGGTGGTGGTGATGTCGCCGTTCCCGACGGAATACCAGCTGGAGCAGATTGGTAAGCTGGTGCTGGTGGATCGCACCCGGCCTTATATGCTGGAAAAATACTTCGATGC carries:
- a CDS encoding BglG family transcription antiterminator, with protein sequence MRFPNQRLAQLFDLLQNETLPQDELARRFDVSTRTVRTDITTLNELLADHGVRLVLNRGEGYQLKVDDEALYRQLQDQSPSHLRVPRTSAARVHYLLTRFLTSAFSLKLEDLADEWFVSRATLQSDMAEVREWLGRYQLAIETKPRYGMKLFGSEVAMRTCLTDLLYKIAQEDSEDPLLNLEALNSGMLGTLQPLLHQCFSRFHIRMTDDSEFYLRLYCAVAVRRISEGYPLSDFSAEDVDEDVRDAARHIINLMRPITGKAISPSEEAYLRVNIAARRVEEIAPSAISPDDGEALVDYILSYINSHYNFNLQNDPQLRADLLTHIKTMITRVRYQINIPNPLLANIKQHYPMAYDVTLAAVSSWGKYTPYVISENEIGFLVLHIGVGLERHYNVGYQRHPQILLVCDTGNSTVRMIQAMLTRKYPQIVLSHIVSLREYEQKQSIEEDFVISTARLSEKDKPVVVMSPFPTEYQLEQIGKLVLVDRTRPYMLEKYFDASHFRIIDQPMTQAELFQTLCQQLEQEGVVDSDFWPSVEEREAIVSTMLGEGIALPHSLGLLAKKTVVYTVLAPQGIAWGEETAHVIFLLAISKTEYEEAMAIYDLFVTFMRERAMTRLRDSGDFASFKAVAMDCLSRL